The genomic window ATCAGTTCGTTTGCGGAGCGTACTCGGAAGACGGGGAGCTTAGGGAAGCGTTGCCGCCGGCGGCGCGCGCGCGCTTTGCCGAGATATTCCGCCGCGAGCCGCAGAGGGCGGTTCTCATCGGCGATACGCCGCGCGACGTTCAAGCGGCGCACGCCACGGGATGCGAATTCATCGGCGTGACGACCGGGCCGTACAATAAAGACGCGCTCGAACGCGCCGGCGCCCGCGTGATCTTAAAGGACCTTACAGAAACTGATTCTCTTTGCGAGGCGATTGCCGCTGCCTGCCGCCTTTGATGATTTTTCCTTGTCCGCGCAAAACTCCGCGTGTTAATACATGATTCATGAAAATCTTCGAGCGACCGCTAACCACAGAGAAAGATTCGATTCCGGGATATCTCGCTTACCCGGAACGGACCGAGCCGGGTCCGGCTTTGCTCCTCGTCCACCAGAACACCGGCGTCACGGATTACCTCAAGATCGAGGCGCTGAAGTTCGCCAAGCTCGGCTACGCGACGGTCGTGCCCAATCTTTACGAACTTCTCGGCCATCCGGATGTGATGCACATCCACACCGGACGGCAGATTCAGGCGAAGACCTCCGACGCTGAATTTGTCCGCGTCATCGCGGCAGGCTGGAACTATTTACTCTCGCGTCCGAACGTCGATCGAAAGCGCGTCGCGGTTTCCGGCTACTGCATGGGCGGCCGTATCGGCGTCCACTTCGTCGCCGCGACGCCGGAAGTGCGCGCTTTTGTCGGTTACTATCCGACGGTGCGCGACGAGCCGGCGACGAATATGCGGCCGACGCCGCCGTGGGAATCCGCCCGACGAATCCGTTGCCCGTCGATCGTTCTCTTTGGCGCCGACGACGTCATCACGACGGTTCCGATTCAACAACGGATGTGGGATGCGTTCTCAGGCAACGGGCAGAGCCTCGAATGGCATTTCTTCCCGTTCGGCGGCCACGGCTTCGTCGATCCCGGAACTCCGGGCTATCACCCGCACGCGGCCGAGCTGGCCTGGCCGCTCGTCGTCGATTTTCTCGCGCGCGAGCTCGCCCCGAGCTGACGCGGCGTCGCGCGGCAAAATCTTTTTGCGCAAAGCAAAAATATTTCTTGCTTTTTGTTTCTTTTGGTGTAGCTTCAATTCGCTGTGCTTCGCTTGAATTTTTCCAGTTCAAAACTCAACCCTTCGAGATCCTCAGGGTTGACCCTGAGCGCCGTCGAACGGGTCGACATTCCAAATTAAAAACTAAGTTCCATGGCCTCGGTAGAAGATAATCTCCGCAAAGTTCCGCCGCAAAACCTCGAGGCCGAGGCGTCCGTGCTCGGCGGCATCCTGCTGGAAAACGAGGCGATCAATCGCGTCCTGGAGATTCTCGCGCCGGTGGATTTTTACCGCGAGTCCCACCGCAAGATCTTCCGCGCGATGATGGAGCTTACCGACCGCAACGAGCCGGCCGACCTCATCACGTTGAGCGAGCTCCTCAAGGCCAAGGGCGAGCTCGAGGCCGCGGGAGGCTCGACGTATCTCGCCTCGCTCGCCGATCAGGTCCCCACCGCGGCGAACATCGCCCACTACGCCCGCATCATCCGCGAGAAGGCGATCCTGCGCCAACTCATCAACTCGGCCACCGACATCGCCACCCGGGGATTCGAAGAGCAGGGCAACGTGGACGAGTTTCTCGACGCCGCGGAAAAAGTCATCTTCGACATCGCGGAAAAAAAGATCAAGTCGGCGTTTGTCTCGATCGGCGACATGATCAAGGACACCTTGAAGGCGGTCGAGAGGCTCTACGAACGAAAGGAGCTGGTCACCGGCGTGCCGACCGGATTCAAAGACCTCGACAAGCTCACCGCCGGGCTTCAGCCGTCGGAGTTGATCATCGTGGCGGGACGGCCGAGCATGGGCAAAACCGCGTTAGCTTTGAATATCGCGACCTATGCCTCGCTGAACGCCGGCATCGGCGTCGCCATCTTCTCTCTGGAAATGGCGCGCGAGCAGTTGGTTCTGAGGATGCTCTGCTCGGAGGCCCGCGTGGACAACTCCAAAGTCAGGGCGGGGTATCTGGGCGAGCGGGACTTTCCCAAGCTGGCCAACGCGGCGGGGAGATTGCATGAAGCGCTCATCTATATCGACGATACGCCCGCCATCTCCGTCCTGGAGCTTAGGGCCAAAACGCGCCGACTGATCCGGGACAGAGAGAAGAAGCTCGGGCTCGTGATCGTCGACTACCTCCAGCTCATGCGCGGCATGGGAGCGGCTTCCAATCGCGAGCAGGAGATCTCCGAAATTTCCCGCTCGCTCAAGGCGCTGGCGAAAGAGCTGCGCGTGCCGGTCATCGCGCTCTCGCAGCTCAACCGCCGCGTGGAAGACCGCGGCGACCGGCGGCCGATGATGGCCGACTTGCGGGAATCCGGCGCCATCGAGCAGGACGCCGACGTGATCGCGTTTATCTACCGGGACGAGGTCTACAATCAAAAGTCGCAGGATAAAGGCATCGCGGAAGTCATCGTCGCCAAACAGCGAAACGGGCCGATCGACACCGTCCGTCTCGCCTTTTTGAACGAGTATACCCGCTTCGAAGATCTCGCCCAGCGCGATGAGTACGCCTACGAAGAGGCGGAAGAGGGGTAGAGTTTCCGTCTCGGACGCTCCCGTCAAGAATTTAAATTGTCCTCCGCACAGATTTCTTCCCGCAATTCCTCCTGAGCTGCCGCCTGGCGGATTTTGTCTGTCTCAAGTCTTTACCCTACTTCAACGGCCGCCGCGAAAGTGCGAGGATTTAACTTAAAGGAGGGCCGGCGATGGCAAGATATGGGAGAAGGGCGCAGCAGAAAGTGGCGCGGGCGTTGCGCGAGCGGAAGAGAGGAAAATTAAGAAGCGGACGCTCCGGCAAAAGAGTCCGGAGCCGCAAGCAGGCGATCGCGATCGGACTCTCGGAAGCTCGCCGCGCCGGCGCCAAGGTCCCCGCGCGGAGGAAGCGCAAGAAGAAGTAAGCGATCAGCTCTCCAAGACTTGTTGCAAAATTTGCAGGTCACGCTCGACCAACCCGATATCTTCGGCATATTTCTCGTCCGACATGTCCGGCGGGCGAAAGATCGTGAAGATCACTTCGCTGCCGGAACCGTTCGGCAGAACGCGCATCGGCACGTAAACCTCTATGCCGGAAGCGGGACACACGTAATGATCTAATACGCCAAGATTGTTCTTCTCGACAAACCTGATCTTCATCGGCCCCTGCGGGGTTTCCACGATCCATTCGTTATTCGACCGTCGCACCGACCTGCATAATCCTCCGGCCCATTTGGGGAGATTGTCGGGATTCGAGACGAAGGCGTACACCTTGGCCGGAGGGCAGGCGATGGAAATGCTCAAAGTTCGTGACATGGAACGTCTCTCCATCTACACCTCCATCTCAAACTCCCGTCTCCATTCGTCGGCCGGTAAAGCGCCATCTTTCTCGGCGAGCTTGAGGAGATGCCGGATTTGCAGGCTAAGAACATCGACGTCGGTGGAGGTAAAGCGCTCGCCGCCAAAACGGCGCACCGTATTCGCCTGACGTTTGAGCATCTCGGCGTCTTGCCGGAAGATTCGGAGCGCCACCGGCTGAATCAACATTCTCACGAGCCAACCCGGAAAGCGCGTGCGGAAGAGGATCGACGCATGGAGGCGCGTGCGAAAATCTTCTACGGGCGTGCATACCGTCGTAATCAGAAAATGATTCTCGGCGCCCAGGCGATACTCGACCTGGGCGACCGAGGGCAGGATGAAGCGGTCGAAGTGCGTGACGATGCCGCCCGAGGGAGAAAGAATCTTCCCGGCGAGTCCCTCGGGGCGCGGCTCACCGAGATATTCCGCCTCGACCGCGGTCGCCGTGCGCGTGACACGCACGCGAATGCGATTCGTCCGACCGGCGCCGCGGAAAAGGCCCTGGTGAAGAAAGGCGGTGTGAGGAACGTCAAGCGCATTCTCCAGCGCGGCGTGAAGCGTGCTCTCGACCTCGACGACGCGGCGCGCCTCGGTGTAACCGCGACCCGGTGTGGGGAGACGGTAGGGTGCGGTGGTTGGGTCCTCGTCGGGTGTTGCATAGACCCATACGAAGCCGTCCTGTTCGCGCGTCGCAAACCGCGCGACCGCCCGCGTAGTCTTCGGCGCCTCGCCGACGAGGCCCGGCACCTTGACGCACGTTCCGCCGCTGTCGTACTGCCACCCGTGGTAGGCGCACTCGAGATAACCGTTGACGCGCCGCCCGAGTGACAGCGGCGCGTTCCTATGCGCGCAGCGGTCGAGGAGCGTGGCGGCCTTTCCGTCAGGGCCGCGGAACAAGACCATCGGTGTTCCGAGGATCGCCCGCGCGAGCGGTCGGTCGCGGAGCTCGCGCGATGCGCAAGCCACGTACCACGCGCGCTTCACGCGCGCGACCGAGAACTCGCCGTCGGACTCCGGTTTCATCGAGAACATTATAATTGGTGGCAGGCGTCGTCGCCAGGAGAGAGAAGTTTAGCGGTACGGGCATCGCCACCAGCAGCACCTCTGCGACTTGTAGAATCTCATCGGCGACGTCATGAGCGTAAATTCCCCTGATCCCTATCTTAGCGGCGTCATTTCATACCACTGCTTTGAAAACCAACAAGTCCAGAGTCTCTAGCACCGGATTCGGCTCGCGCTCCCCGGCCGCCGCGGCCTCCAGGGCCGCCATGCCCTCTGCGAATTCCCTGTCCGAAATAAGCGCAAGCGCCGTATCGGCGCGGAGCCGCGTGCGCTCGGCGAACTCGCGGAGGCTGGCGCAGGTTTTCTGTTCAATCCTTCTATCTGCTTTCAGCGTGAATCCTTCGGCTTCAAATATTAACTTTGTTTGCCGGGTGGTAGGCAGATATTCGCAGACCTGACGTGTGCCGGGGAAGAAACGGAAGAGTAACGGAAATCCATCGAGCCTGTCCGAAAAAGTTCCCCTGATGAGAACGCAGCCGTCTGGTCGGAGGACTCGATGGAGCTCTCGCGCGGACGCTCGATGATCGCGAATGTGGTGGTACACCTGAGACAGCCATGCAGCGTCGCAGCTCTCGTCGCGAAGCGGAAGATGCTCGGCTCTTCCGGCCACGTAGGAAACGCGAGGAGAGTTATGCTCTTCGACTGCCCGGGACAGCATGCCGCGGGAGGGTTCTACAGCGATGACCCGGGCTTGAAATGACTCGGCGAGCAGCCTGGAAAAACGGCCGGTGCCGGCGCCAAGATCGAGAATCGCGCGCGGGCGCGCGCTTTCGACAAAAGGCGCCGCCGCCGAGAGCCATGTTTGCGCGGTTTCCGGAACGAGCGCGCGGCCCGTTCGGAAGTTCGCCGACATCGGCCCGTCGTAATCGATCGCGCCGGGCGAAAACCGCCCATGCTCAGACTTCACGTCAAGGTTAAAATCATCTGAGCCTCGGAATTTCAATAGCGGACGCTTGCAGGACGCGCTCAACCGACCGCAACCAAGAAGCCTCGACTGGCCAGGCCGACCAATCGATCCAAGTTGAGAAGAAAATCCTCGTCCGCCGTTGCGCTCGGCGCGGACTCCAGGCGCCAAATGATTTCGGCGTTCAGCCACGCCGTCTCCCTCGCCTTGCGTACTTTCCACATGGCAAGGATGTCGTCTATTTCGCCAAGCTGCTGATCGATCTCGCCGATAATGCCGGTGGCGATGTACTGCTTGACCTCGCCCTCGACGACTTCGAGGATGGCGTTGACGCGGTCGAAATCTCGATACTGGGGACTGCCGCGGCGCGGCGCGACGCCGCGCTCTTTGCCGGTTTGAACGACGGCGATCGCCAGATCGTGGTTGATGTGAGCGTTCATTCCCGCCAGGGCGAATTGAAGTCGTTTGATATTCGATCTTTGTCGCGAGGCGAGAAGCGGGTACCAACAGCGCGCGACTTTGTCCGGGTTCTGTTCCCAGGCCGCGACCGCGCCGAAGTAGAGACCGGCGAAAACCACGTCGAGCCGCTCGAGCCATGCCGGGTCTTTCCAACCTTCGGCGGGCGGCCGGTCGCGCACGCCTTCGGTTACTTTCAGGTAGAGCAGATTAAACCATTTGAGCCCGTCGTTGTTTGGCAGAGCGGCGTCGATCCCGCGCATGACGGCAATGACGTCGTCGATGGTTGTTACGGACGTTGAATTTATCATTTCAGGAAGACTTGCGCTGGTTGAGGAATTTATCGACATTGCTGCTTCACGTACGCCTGGTCACAACGATTGCGCTAGTCCTGACACGGCAGGTTCGATTCGTCGATCGCTGCCCAACTCACGCGGCTGCCCCACTGGCGATGCGCCGACGGCCCCATCGGCGGTACGTCATCGAGGCTGCCCGACGGAACGATCATGTGCTCGCGGGCGCGCGTCGGACGAGGCACCGGACAGTTGCAGCGCGTGCAAATCGCCGTCGAGAAGCTTCTCGCTTCCGGAAGATCGTATCGCGAGATCAATTCCTCGCCCGAGATCCATTTGAACTGATCCAGCGCCACCGCGATATTGGTCGCGCGGACCGTGCCGGTGGCTTTCCGGCAGCGCGAGCAGTAACAATGGGCGAACCGGATGAACGGCGGCCTTATTTCGTAGCGGACCGCCTTGCAAAGACAGCTTCCTCGCAGCGCTTGATCAGCCATGGTTGCCTCCGTGTCGCCTGAGTTATCAGTGTGCGGCGCCTTTATATTGTCCGGCGGCGCTTCGATGTCGAGTGGCTTCGCGGCGGAATTATTTCGACTTTCTAACCCGGTCTCTCGACAAACGTAGCGTCGCTGCGCCGAATAAATCCGGGCGGCTTGCCGGTCTTGGAGCGAACTTCCAGCCAATTTCCGGTGGCGCCCACCACGTTCACTCGGACCCCTCCGGGGATGTTGGCGACGATCCTGGATGACGCCGACGGCTTTTCGAAGACCGAAGTATCGCGAAGGGTTTCATAAGCTCCGGCGTCGGCAGTGCGCCGGGAAGCGACTGCGGGAGGGGAAGGTCGCGTTGCAGACGGCGGCGGGGCGCCGACCGTTCCGGCAGGTCTCTCCGGACGATCGTCCATTGGCGGAGGGGCGCCAACCGTTGCCGCGGACCTTCCAGGGCCTTCGTCGGCAGGAGGAGCTTCCGGATAGTCGGATCTCCGCAGCAGGTCGGTTCCGAAGTAAAGGCCGGCGATGCCGGCGATGAGCACAAACGCGATCCCGCCGACAATTACAAGCAACTTGTTCCCGGAGCTTGGTTTCGCCGGCGCCGACGCGAACGGCCGTGTTCCGGTATCCGAAGCCGGCTCGGCCGCTCGCCCCACTCTTGCGCCGCAATTCCCGCAAAAATTCTTGCCCTCGTCGATTTGATCTCCGCATTGAGTACAAAACATGGGGTGTTACCTCCGGTATGAATAGCTTGCTTCCAGACGATTCGGCCGGAGATTATCTAATGAAACGCGATCGTGTCAACCGGGTATCGGTCGCTCAAGACGTTGAAGCGCTTGTTCGGACATCGCAACTTGATTGTCGTTGGGCTGTTCGGCCGCGCTTACGGCAACCGGATCGCTATTTCTTTTGGCCATTTGCGGACTGAACTTCCTTCAATACGGCCGCATAGAGCCTGCCGACATTTTGACCCCACTTCGCGCCGGCATTGTCCGACAAGCCGGTATCGAACACACAGTGCGAGAGGAGAGCTACCGCTATGTCCCTCGCGATTTCTTCATCGGTCGGTTTATCCATTTAACCTCCAGAGTTTTGGATCAGAACCTCGCAGCGGGATTCTAGCACGATGCGCGTCGCTTTGCGCCGACGCGAGCAAAAAAAATCGGCAAACCCAAAGAACGGCGGTCTCACCTTATAGCGGAACGTCTTGCAAAGACAATTTCCTCGAAGCGCTTACTTCCTTATCGTGTGATTATTCCTCCACGGAGTCATCCAAGATGCCGTACTTTAGTCCTGACTCCGATAAGGCGCGCCTACAGAATTCTGCCTGGGCGCAAAGTACATAAAAGGCAGCGCCGCGGTACTCGCCGGAGAAAAATATGGCGAAGGTCGTGACGTACGGTTCGACCTCGACGGCATATTCGATGCCGTTTGCGCTCAATATTTTCTCAACCTCTTTCGCCTCGGCCAGTCGCCAGGCGAGATAGATCCGTGATACCTCTTCTTCTTCGCCAAAATCGTCAAAATCAACCCGGGGCATCCCGCTGAACTATTTCCAGCCGCGCGTTGCCGGATCGAACTCCGGCTGATCCTTTTCGGTTTCACCGGTGGCGGCTCAAGAGCTCAAAGTAGATCAGGCTTTCAGCCACAAAAATGCAAAAGAAGCGCACGTGGTCACCCCAAGCAAAAGGTACCAAAAGACATTTTGACTAGCCTCATACTTCTGGATGTACTTCCCATCGGTCGCCAGGAAAGTCTCCCAGCCTCTCGGGCCGTTGTATTGCTCCGGCGCGTTTGCGTATATCCGCTCTTCCAGCTTTCTCAGATACTCGGCCTCCGTGCGGACGCCGTTCGCAATCGCGTGCGATCTAATCAGGCAGAAAATGACGATCACGATCGGAACGAACGCCGCCGCTCTGAAGAAAACGTCGCCGCCGGAACTTTGGGTGGCAAGCCATGAATAGAAACCTCCACAGGCGAGCACGACGTACCGCTCCATTTGCCGCTCCTCTTGAACGACGGCCAGCAGAGTCTTTCGATGCTCCTCGTGCTGCTTAACGTTGAAGTCGAATATCGCGCCGTCTTTGGGCTCGTTCATACGCCCCTCACCGATTGATTCGCGCGGAAATAAAATCGAAATAACAAATCAAACTCAATGGAAGTCGTCCTTGGATGGTTCGGGGTCCTCACGCAAACTCCTGCTGGATGGTTGGCGACATGAGGCGCTTGATGATCCACCCGAACAAAAGCGATAAGCCAATCGCCATCGCAAACGAGAGTATCAACATCATCGTTGCCATGGTTTCGAACTGGGATTGGAATTCCGGCTGGGTATTGGGTGGAGCGGCGGACATCGACGACATCATGCTCTGCTGCATGATGAGCCCGCCGATCTGCCAGAGAATGCCAAAGCCCAGAAGCCAAATGAAAACGACGCGGGCCCAGTTCTTCCGCTTTAAGAGTCCAATGGCGGACACGAATGTGGCGGCGGATACAATCAGCAGTAGGAGCATGATCGGCCTAAAATTCTCCAACATGAATTCCGCATAGGGTGGGATTTCTTGTTTGCTTTTGACCTCAGTCATCACCATCTGCATTCGATCAGGCGTAAGCACCGTGTGCACCATGATGTTCTGAAAGACAGAAATGACTGTCGCGAAGCCGGCGAGAATGATGAAAATCCACGCCAGGACCGACACGAACATGGACTGGGTAGCGGGATTCTTTTGGTTTGGTGGATTCATGCTCCCTCCAGTCACTGGTTTTTATGCTGTCAGGGAAGCTTTTTGTGGGACCTGACACGAAACCAACAAAGCGCACGGTAAAGTTTAGAGCGGCTGCCGAATCGGAGTCGCGCCCGCGCGGCCAGCCGTAAATTTCGGAATTTCCTGAGATAGGGGGACTTGTGAGGTACGTGAGTACAGCCGCCCTGGATTATGCCTGAAACATTTGTGGAAGCGCCCTGCGCCAATGATCGCCGAACCATTGGGCGCCATTGTCTTCACTTCCTAAGAGCTTGTCAATTCAATTTATTCGGTAAGCAGTCAAAACTCCATGTGACATCTGCCAGGGTTTCTTACCCCCGTCTTGGGGCAGGCAAGGCGTCGCTCCGGCGAATAAATCCTGGCGGATTGCCGGTCTTGGAGCGAACCTCCAGCCAATTCCCGGTGGAACCCACCACCTCTACTGTGTAGCCTCGGGGGATGCTGGCGACGATTTTCGAGGAAGCCGACGGGGCTTCGTAAACCGAGGTGTCGCGAACAGCTTCGTAAGTTCCGGCCGCGGCCGTACTCCGGGAGGGCGCTGCGGGAGTTGAGGGGCGCGCACGGGACGCCAGTGGTTTCTTCGCCGCGCTCCCTCCTGCCTTCGACTTGGGAGCTTCCTCTGCGGGAGACGGTAGGGGCTCAGGAGAACGGGCCGTCTCCGCGGAACTCGCCGGAGGCTCGTCCGTGCGGGCGAACTCCTCTTTTCCCGATGGCCTCATCAGTGCGAGGTACGCGCCGGCGCCGGCGAGTATAACGATGAGCGCTACGACGGCGGCGATGACAAGCGGCTTGTTGAGCTCGCGTTGTCCTTTTGCCGGTGTCGGGCTCGGCCATGCCGGTCGATCCGGAGAGCTGGGGTCGGAATCGGCCGTCGGATCGGGCCGAGCTTCGGTCTCGGTAACCCTGGCTCCGCAATTACCGCAGAATCTTTGTCCTTCGTTAAGTTGAGCGCCGCATTGAGTGCATGACATAAAAGTTACCTCCAGTAAGGAACTAGCACCTGGATGATTCGGCGGCAAGGTATCTAAGCAAGGCCGCTGGTGTCGCTATAGAAAGAAAGTAGTATCGAGTTCCCGTATAGTTCTTTTTCTCTCGCCTAGTGGACTGTATCACTTAATTTGGCAACGCCGTTCTGGTTCGACAAGCTCACCACGAACGGCGTTTTCCTAGTCCGTTCGCACTGAGCTCGTCGAAGTGCGAGGAAGCCATCTGTTGCCGAATCGTCTGTTACAGTGCACTAGACATGGATATGCATCGTTAATATCCTCCTCGAAGCGCTTGGACGGATGTCAGTACTCCTATGTTGAGTCATTTTTATTGCCACGCGCCAACGCCGACCGCCACACGAGCGCGATAAAAAGCAATTGGAGAAGGATTCTAGGCACGAGCGGTGTCGGAGACTGCCCGCCAAACGGCACGCCGGCCATGGCGGCATGCATGTTGGCCGGCAACACTGCGAGCAATAGCAGGATCAGGCCAATCGCCGCCGGGACTCTCGTCGCCGGGTTCAAGAGCCCGATACCGCCGGCGATCTCTGCCACTCCTGTAAACGTGACCATAAATTCAGGGTAGGGCACCCAGGGTGGAACCATCCGGATTAGGTCTTCGCGCATGCAATTGAAATGCGCCGCTGCCGTGAACCAGAACATGACCGCTAAGCCTACCCGAGTCGCCGCCGCCCAGGAGTCGAGAGCGTGCACCCCGAAACGTCCAATGGCTCTGGCAAGAAGTATGGCGCCCAATAGTACGATCAGGGGAATCAAAGTGAGTTCCCTTTATGTATTAGGTTCCGCCGCCACTTCTTCACTAAATGTTGTAGCATTAGGCAGAAAGCTCCCAGGCCTGAGCCATCGAAAGAGCACCCGTGGTAAGAGCAGGCCTGTTGCGAAGGTGAACCAGACCCACGCGCTATTGATCAGGAGTTCTCGCCACGGAAGTGCCACTGTAATGGGAAATCGCTGACAAAAGCACCTGCCGCAACAGATGAGAGTACGATTACGGTGACGAGTACGCCTCGCCATGTCCGATCCATCGAGGGAAAGCAAGGTGCAAACATGGCAAAAATTAACAGTACGGGAACAAGGACTGGAATCACAACGAGAATGGCAAGCGGTATGTACCACATAAGTGCGCCGATCGGCTGCATCGTGGCCAGAATGAGCCAATCGCGTTCCGGGTAATCATCGAGGAGCACCGCAACGGAGTTTGCAATCCCAAGACACAATGGACCGATAACGACAGCCATACCGGCCCACACAAGGGCTCCAATCCACCAGCCGCTTGGATGTGAACCCATCCTTTTCAGAAGGAGTGATTGAATTTGCAATGATTCTTTCCGAGAAAAATAACCTGTCCCTTTTATTTTCCCGACTGAAAAGCGGGCTTTGCCTATTATTGTCCTAGCAGTAAATTCAACGGCTTCTGTCGCGAGTTGCCTTAATTTTCTGGGTGTTCGTTAACAGAAAACGATACTTGGTCCTCCGGCATGTCCGGATATCTTTGCGCCCGGACCTGTGGGCTCATTTTTAGTGTTTCTAGACTTTCGGCTAATACTT from Candidatus Binatia bacterium includes these protein-coding regions:
- a CDS encoding dienelactone hydrolase family protein → MKIFERPLTTEKDSIPGYLAYPERTEPGPALLLVHQNTGVTDYLKIEALKFAKLGYATVVPNLYELLGHPDVMHIHTGRQIQAKTSDAEFVRVIAAGWNYLLSRPNVDRKRVAVSGYCMGGRIGVHFVAATPEVRAFVGYYPTVRDEPATNMRPTPPWESARRIRCPSIVLFGADDVITTVPIQQRMWDAFSGNGQSLEWHFFPFGGHGFVDPGTPGYHPHAAELAWPLVVDFLARELAPS
- the dnaB gene encoding replicative DNA helicase, with the translated sequence MASVEDNLRKVPPQNLEAEASVLGGILLENEAINRVLEILAPVDFYRESHRKIFRAMMELTDRNEPADLITLSELLKAKGELEAAGGSTYLASLADQVPTAANIAHYARIIREKAILRQLINSATDIATRGFEEQGNVDEFLDAAEKVIFDIAEKKIKSAFVSIGDMIKDTLKAVERLYERKELVTGVPTGFKDLDKLTAGLQPSELIIVAGRPSMGKTALALNIATYASLNAGIGVAIFSLEMAREQLVLRMLCSEARVDNSKVRAGYLGERDFPKLANAAGRLHEALIYIDDTPAISVLELRAKTRRLIRDREKKLGLVIVDYLQLMRGMGAASNREQEISEISRSLKALAKELRVPVIALSQLNRRVEDRGDRRPMMADLRESGAIEQDADVIAFIYRDEVYNQKSQDKGIAEVIVAKQRNGPIDTVRLAFLNEYTRFEDLAQRDEYAYEEAEEG
- a CDS encoding DUF6496 domain-containing protein, which codes for MARYGRRAQQKVARALRERKRGKLRSGRSGKRVRSRKQAIAIGLSEARRAGAKVPARRKRKKK
- a CDS encoding SRPBCC family protein, producing MSRTLSISIACPPAKVYAFVSNPDNLPKWAGGLCRSVRRSNNEWIVETPQGPMKIRFVEKNNLGVLDHYVCPASGIEVYVPMRVLPNGSGSEVIFTIFRPPDMSDEKYAEDIGLVERDLQILQQVLES
- a CDS encoding aromatic ring-hydroxylating dioxygenase subunit alpha encodes the protein MKPESDGEFSVARVKRAWYVACASRELRDRPLARAILGTPMVLFRGPDGKAATLLDRCAHRNAPLSLGRRVNGYLECAYHGWQYDSGGTCVKVPGLVGEAPKTTRAVARFATREQDGFVWVYATPDEDPTTAPYRLPTPGRGYTEARRVVEVESTLHAALENALDVPHTAFLHQGLFRGAGRTNRIRVRVTRTATAVEAEYLGEPRPEGLAGKILSPSGGIVTHFDRFILPSVAQVEYRLGAENHFLITTVCTPVEDFRTRLHASILFRTRFPGWLVRMLIQPVALRIFRQDAEMLKRQANTVRRFGGERFTSTDVDVLSLQIRHLLKLAEKDGALPADEWRREFEMEV
- a CDS encoding class I SAM-dependent methyltransferase, with protein sequence MKSEHGRFSPGAIDYDGPMSANFRTGRALVPETAQTWLSAAAPFVESARPRAILDLGAGTGRFSRLLAESFQARVIAVEPSRGMLSRAVEEHNSPRVSYVAGRAEHLPLRDESCDAAWLSQVYHHIRDHRASARELHRVLRPDGCVLIRGTFSDRLDGFPLLFRFFPGTRQVCEYLPTTRQTKLIFEAEGFTLKADRRIEQKTCASLREFAERTRLRADTALALISDREFAEGMAALEAAAAGEREPNPVLETLDLLVFKAVV
- a CDS encoding DUF5995 family protein, which translates into the protein MINSTSVTTIDDVIAVMRGIDAALPNNDGLKWFNLLYLKVTEGVRDRPPAEGWKDPAWLERLDVVFAGLYFGAVAAWEQNPDKVARCWYPLLASRQRSNIKRLQFALAGMNAHINHDLAIAVVQTGKERGVAPRRGSPQYRDFDRVNAILEVVEGEVKQYIATGIIGEIDQQLGEIDDILAMWKVRKARETAWLNAEIIWRLESAPSATADEDFLLNLDRLVGLASRGFLVAVG
- a CDS encoding GFA family protein, whose product is MADQALRGSCLCKAVRYEIRPPFIRFAHCYCSRCRKATGTVRATNIAVALDQFKWISGEELISRYDLPEARSFSTAICTRCNCPVPRPTRAREHMIVPSGSLDDVPPMGPSAHRQWGSRVSWAAIDESNLPCQD
- a CDS encoding zinc-ribbon domain-containing protein: MFCTQCGDQIDEGKNFCGNCGARVGRAAEPASDTGTRPFASAPAKPSSGNKLLVIVGGIAFVLIAGIAGLYFGTDLLRRSDYPEAPPADEGPGRSAATVGAPPPMDDRPERPAGTVGAPPPSATRPSPPAVASRRTADAGAYETLRDTSVFEKPSASSRIVANIPGGVRVNVVGATGNWLEVRSKTGKPPGFIRRSDATFVERPG
- a CDS encoding DoxX family protein codes for the protein MHALDSWAAATRVGLAVMFWFTAAAHFNCMREDLIRMVPPWVPYPEFMVTFTGVAEIAGGIGLLNPATRVPAAIGLILLLLAVLPANMHAAMAGVPFGGQSPTPLVPRILLQLLFIALVWRSALARGNKNDST